A genomic window from Luteolibacter sp. LG18 includes:
- a CDS encoding sulfatase-like hydrolase/transferase, giving the protein MKTTRLFAAFLAAGTLSAHAERKPNILLIVADDLGYGELGTQGYTKDIPTPNIDSLAANGTRFSNGYVSGPYCSPTRAALLTGRYQQRFGHEFNPGPPAEANAAVGLDVNEKTIGDRLKAAGYATGWFGKSHLGTAPQFHPQKRGFDEFYGFLGGAHSYVNAGNGVNGIFHGTEPVSDPGYLTEAFAREAASFIEKKKDDPWFVYLPFNAVHAPLETLEKYDKKFTAIEDPKRRKFAALLAGLDDSVGTVLNKVRDLKLENDTLVYFISDNGGPTPSTTSGNGPLKGYKAQTSEGGIRVPFIVQWKGKVAAGKTDDRPVIQLDFLPTSLAAAGVPVDPAWKLDGVNLLPYLKDGNTAQPHEALYWRFGQQIAIRKGDWKLVKSAGDGGVAGAGTASTEGAHLYNLAKDIGEKNDLAAQEPEKVKELAAQWNTWNTSLVAPKWTPGGPRRAARLTTAKAEEKDDDNAPEPAASAAGPWKSGDSLTGAQSPDLTGKPFAITAELDGKDQPQGVIVAQGGNAQGYALHVKDGKLALSLRRGRELTSVVATEPLAAGAHKVEAVVAADGGATLKVDGKSVGQGKLAGLLARKPGEGLTVGNDGEAAVGEYTAPHAYNGKVANVTVSAR; this is encoded by the coding sequence ATGAAAACAACCCGTCTGTTTGCCGCCTTCCTCGCGGCCGGTACCTTGTCCGCCCATGCCGAGCGGAAGCCGAACATCCTCCTCATCGTGGCCGATGACCTCGGCTACGGCGAGCTTGGGACCCAAGGCTACACCAAGGACATCCCGACACCGAACATCGACAGCCTGGCCGCGAATGGCACGCGCTTCAGCAACGGCTACGTCAGCGGTCCGTATTGCAGCCCCACCCGCGCGGCCCTGCTCACCGGCCGCTACCAGCAGCGCTTCGGCCATGAGTTCAATCCCGGGCCACCTGCCGAGGCGAATGCCGCCGTCGGCCTGGACGTGAACGAGAAGACCATCGGCGACCGCCTGAAGGCCGCGGGCTACGCCACCGGCTGGTTCGGCAAGTCCCACCTCGGCACCGCGCCGCAGTTCCACCCGCAGAAGCGCGGCTTCGATGAGTTCTACGGCTTCCTCGGCGGGGCGCACAGCTACGTCAACGCGGGCAACGGCGTGAATGGCATCTTCCACGGCACCGAGCCGGTGAGCGATCCCGGTTACCTCACGGAGGCCTTCGCTCGCGAGGCCGCGTCCTTCATCGAGAAGAAGAAGGACGATCCGTGGTTCGTCTACCTGCCCTTCAACGCCGTCCACGCGCCGCTGGAGACGCTGGAGAAGTACGACAAGAAGTTCACCGCCATCGAGGATCCGAAGCGCCGGAAATTCGCCGCCTTGCTGGCCGGTCTCGACGACTCCGTCGGCACCGTGCTCAACAAGGTCCGCGACTTGAAGCTGGAGAACGACACGCTCGTCTATTTCATCAGCGACAACGGCGGTCCGACGCCCTCCACGACCTCCGGCAACGGACCGCTGAAGGGTTACAAGGCGCAGACCTCCGAAGGCGGCATCCGCGTGCCGTTCATCGTGCAGTGGAAGGGCAAGGTGGCCGCGGGCAAGACCGACGACCGTCCGGTGATCCAGCTCGACTTCCTGCCGACCTCGCTCGCCGCCGCCGGTGTGCCCGTCGATCCGGCGTGGAAGCTCGATGGCGTGAACCTGCTGCCCTACCTGAAGGACGGCAACACCGCCCAACCGCACGAGGCGCTCTACTGGCGATTCGGCCAGCAGATCGCGATCCGCAAGGGCGATTGGAAGCTGGTGAAGTCCGCCGGGGATGGTGGTGTGGCCGGTGCCGGCACTGCCTCCACCGAAGGTGCCCACCTTTACAACCTGGCGAAGGACATCGGCGAGAAGAACGATCTCGCCGCTCAGGAGCCGGAGAAGGTGAAGGAGCTGGCCGCGCAGTGGAACACCTGGAACACGTCGCTGGTCGCGCCGAAGTGGACCCCCGGTGGTCCGCGCCGCGCCGCCCGCCTCACCACCGCCAAGGCGGAGGAGAAGGACGATGACAACGCGCCCGAGCCCGCGGCCTCCGCGGCCGGTCCGTGGAAGTCCGGCGACTCGTTGACCGGTGCCCAGTCGCCCGACCTCACCGGCAAGCCCTTCGCCATCACCGCCGAGCTCGATGGCAAGGATCAGCCGCAGGGCGTGATCGTGGCCCAGGGCGGCAATGCCCAGGGCTACGCGCTGCACGTGAAGGACGGGAAGCTCGCGCTCTCCCTCCGCCGCGGCCGTGAGTTGACCTCGGTGGTGGCTACCGAGCCGCTGGCCGCCGGTGCCCACAAGGTGGAGGCCGTGGTGGCCGCGGATGGCGGGGCGACGCTCAAGGTCGATGGCAAGTCCGTCGGCCAGGGCAAGCTCGCCGGTTTGCTGGCCCGCAAGCCCGGCGAGGGGCTCACCGTCGGCAATGACGGCGAGGCCGCGGTGGGCGAATACACCGCGCCGCACGCCTACAACGGCAAGGTCGCCAACGTCACCGTGAGCGCCCGCTGA
- a CDS encoding LamG domain-containing protein codes for MIRSSHRWLPATLGLGWAAAHGAILVDLDPATALYDSNVKGLVDDGGTAGSKSGIPALGDPEHLKGATFNIAFTPVAADLERVTPTAAKTVLLFEIGGSSNGFGLYLIDGVPTVLSKQGSNDQTVPASLNDTTLAAIAVQSPIGALTAGTPYSFSASWDQKGTLELKVQPDSGNVVFSSHFISGTPSNWSGNDTLSVAKITSVGSVGGLSGSNAANVLGPPFDVHNAYSFTGSVSRAVFWNAASVTAPVATAPAVLGFEATILPSTGKVRLHWKVTEGGAPNPTTLVLKAGATVVATPAFTDTFADIDPAGETSFSIIATNATGVTQKAATLAAETAFSAAVRADAPVAWFRFNDAAGSQLVADSADNATPHDGRAYGQSASGGTGFLDGAGVFDGSRGILTNSILDPGNLSSGFTVEAIVRRGPGVVGANPVVIGQRGSTGRLFLASPAGGKILTDIGGGIEKQADVPLHDDAWSHIAVVVDALHTEVRWYVDGVLAGSSADGLNPDGSTFDPNFLLEAATGDWIIGLGKALTGNYWKGGIDDIAVYNSVLDDPNGDEDHADSRIAAHRDAWWGTTAGILEYNASKTTVSSGDPVLLTARLGADITSVSIDHGVGTVSIVHGTATVTVNPSVTTTYQLTATGPGGSVTGSLTVTALQYQAPTVKSFHATRLATPGHVRFHWQVSEGEAPNPVTIEFKAGSTVLATSSTLSSFTDVDAGSETSFTLSAVNSTGTATATAVLDAETNFSAAVRADAPVAWFRFNEAAGSQVFVDSADNAAPHDAKAYGTPVSGVAGIVDGAVSLDGASAVVSDFILNPGQLESGFTIEAVVRRNPGTGTANHAIVGQGDLNGTGRILLSVTDDGTPRTLLGQAVAKDADVKLTADTWAHLVIVADALNTEVRWYLDGVLIGSTLDGTNPSGSTFDPNFIFEASEGVWNIGAQKSLTSDLWKGRIDEVVVYNGLLDDPDADGNTTDSRIAAHRTAWWQDAKGPLYEGVAASTITDGGSTNLTVKVGADVTSVSVDHGVGEVPLVNGNGVISLSPTTTTTYTVTYTTAAGTTTHAFTITVNAVPLKVTSSTIESGSLVLHFTGKPSTTYLVRGGLDLTTFDQDHGTVTTEADGTGTATVTLDPAKPRGFFRIETQP; via the coding sequence ATGATACGATCTTCTCATCGCTGGCTTCCGGCCACGCTGGGCCTTGGCTGGGCCGCCGCCCACGGGGCCATCCTGGTCGACCTCGACCCGGCCACGGCGCTCTATGACAGCAATGTCAAAGGCCTCGTCGATGACGGTGGCACCGCGGGCAGCAAGTCCGGCATCCCGGCCCTCGGCGATCCGGAGCACCTGAAAGGGGCGACCTTCAACATCGCCTTCACCCCGGTGGCGGCGGACCTGGAGCGGGTCACGCCCACCGCCGCGAAGACGGTGCTGCTGTTCGAAATCGGCGGCAGCTCGAACGGTTTCGGCCTCTACCTGATCGATGGCGTGCCGACGGTGCTCTCGAAGCAGGGCTCGAACGACCAGACGGTCCCGGCGAGCCTGAACGACACCACGCTGGCGGCGATCGCGGTGCAGAGCCCGATCGGCGCGCTCACGGCGGGCACGCCCTATTCGTTCTCCGCGTCCTGGGACCAGAAGGGCACGCTTGAGCTGAAGGTGCAGCCGGACAGCGGCAACGTGGTTTTCTCGTCCCATTTCATCAGTGGAACTCCTTCCAATTGGTCGGGGAATGACACGCTTTCGGTGGCGAAGATCACCAGCGTCGGGTCGGTGGGCGGTCTTTCGGGCAGCAATGCCGCCAACGTGCTGGGCCCGCCTTTCGACGTCCACAATGCCTACAGCTTCACCGGTTCGGTGAGCCGCGCGGTGTTCTGGAACGCGGCCTCGGTGACCGCCCCGGTGGCGACCGCGCCCGCCGTGCTCGGCTTCGAGGCCACCATCTTGCCCTCCACCGGGAAGGTGCGTCTGCACTGGAAGGTGACCGAAGGCGGCGCGCCGAACCCGACCACGCTGGTGCTGAAGGCCGGTGCCACGGTGGTGGCGACTCCGGCGTTCACCGACACCTTCGCGGACATCGATCCGGCGGGGGAGACCTCGTTCTCGATCATCGCCACCAATGCCACCGGAGTGACCCAGAAGGCCGCCACGCTGGCCGCGGAAACCGCGTTCTCCGCCGCGGTGCGCGCGGATGCGCCGGTGGCGTGGTTCCGTTTCAACGATGCCGCCGGTTCCCAACTGGTGGCGGATTCCGCGGACAACGCCACCCCGCACGACGGCCGGGCCTACGGCCAGTCCGCGAGCGGTGGCACCGGCTTCCTCGATGGCGCGGGCGTCTTCGACGGCAGCCGCGGCATCCTCACGAATTCGATCCTCGATCCCGGCAACCTGAGCTCCGGCTTCACCGTGGAGGCCATCGTCCGCCGCGGTCCGGGCGTGGTCGGCGCGAATCCGGTGGTCATCGGCCAGCGCGGCTCCACCGGACGCTTGTTCCTGGCCTCCCCGGCCGGCGGCAAGATCCTCACCGACATCGGCGGCGGCATCGAGAAACAGGCGGACGTTCCGCTTCACGACGATGCCTGGAGCCACATCGCCGTGGTGGTGGACGCCCTCCACACCGAGGTCCGCTGGTATGTCGATGGCGTCCTCGCCGGAAGCAGCGCCGACGGCCTGAACCCGGACGGCTCCACTTTCGACCCGAACTTCCTGCTCGAGGCCGCCACCGGCGACTGGATCATCGGCCTCGGCAAGGCCCTCACCGGAAACTACTGGAAAGGTGGTATCGACGACATCGCCGTCTACAACAGCGTGCTCGACGATCCCAACGGCGACGAGGACCACGCGGACTCCCGCATCGCCGCGCACCGCGACGCATGGTGGGGCACCACCGCGGGCATCCTGGAATACAATGCCTCGAAAACCACGGTCAGCTCCGGCGACCCGGTGCTGCTCACCGCCCGCCTCGGCGCGGACATCACCTCGGTGAGCATTGATCACGGCGTGGGCACCGTTTCCATCGTCCATGGCACGGCCACGGTCACGGTGAACCCGTCGGTCACCACCACCTACCAGCTCACGGCTACCGGCCCGGGCGGCAGCGTCACCGGCAGCCTCACGGTCACCGCCCTGCAATACCAGGCCCCGACGGTGAAGTCGTTCCACGCCACGAGGCTGGCCACCCCCGGCCATGTCCGGTTCCACTGGCAGGTGTCCGAGGGCGAGGCCCCGAACCCGGTGACGATCGAGTTCAAGGCCGGTTCGACCGTGCTGGCCACCTCCTCCACGCTGTCGTCCTTCACCGATGTCGACGCGGGCAGTGAAACCTCCTTCACGCTTTCCGCGGTGAACTCCACCGGCACCGCCACCGCGACCGCCGTGCTGGACGCGGAAACGAACTTCTCCGCCGCGGTCCGTGCGGATGCTCCGGTGGCCTGGTTCCGCTTCAATGAAGCCGCCGGTTCCCAGGTCTTCGTGGACTCCGCGGACAATGCGGCTCCGCACGACGCGAAGGCCTACGGCACCCCGGTGAGCGGCGTGGCCGGGATCGTTGATGGCGCGGTTTCCCTCGATGGAGCCAGCGCCGTGGTCAGCGATTTCATCCTGAATCCCGGCCAGCTTGAGAGCGGCTTCACCATCGAGGCGGTGGTGCGGCGCAATCCCGGCACCGGCACGGCGAACCACGCGATCGTCGGCCAGGGGGATCTCAACGGCACCGGCCGGATCCTGCTTTCGGTGACCGATGACGGCACGCCGCGCACGCTGCTCGGCCAGGCCGTGGCGAAGGATGCCGACGTCAAGTTGACCGCCGACACCTGGGCTCACCTCGTCATCGTGGCGGATGCTTTGAACACCGAGGTGCGCTGGTATCTCGATGGCGTGCTGATCGGTTCCACGCTCGATGGCACCAACCCCAGCGGCAGCACCTTCGATCCGAACTTCATTTTCGAGGCATCGGAAGGCGTCTGGAACATCGGCGCGCAGAAGTCGCTGACCTCCGACCTGTGGAAGGGCCGCATCGATGAGGTGGTGGTTTACAACGGCCTGCTCGACGACCCGGATGCCGATGGCAACACCACCGACTCCCGCATCGCCGCCCACCGCACCGCGTGGTGGCAGGACGCGAAGGGGCCGCTTTACGAGGGCGTTGCCGCCAGCACCATCACCGATGGCGGCTCGACCAACCTCACCGTGAAGGTGGGCGCGGACGTCACCTCCGTGAGCGTGGACCACGGCGTGGGCGAGGTGCCGCTGGTGAATGGCAATGGCGTCATCAGCCTGAGCCCCACCACCACCACGACCTACACCGTCACCTACACCACCGCCGCGGGCACCACCACCCACGCCTTCACGATCACGGTCAACGCCGTGCCGCTCAAGGTGACCTCGTCCACGATTGAGTCCGGTTCGTTGGTCCTGCACTTCACCGGCAAGCCGTCCACCACCTATCTCGTCCGCGGGGGGCTCGATCTCACCACCTTCGACCAGGACCACGGCACGGTGACCACGGAAGCCGATGGCACCGGCACCGCCACCGTGACGCTCGATCCGGCGAAGCCCCGCGGGTTCTTCCGCATCGAGACCCAGCCGTGA
- a CDS encoding discoidin domain-containing protein — MKRCRGARQLLLILGGLLPVAANAAMTWHWNATPSAYGDQITASMDGCVSSWNSYATYNYDIGVIYSSGTPTADAGYLGQIRFGGSRNYRTAMHESCHWLGTGTGAGWDGFFRNGRWTGTYAYNLRCAYAGPGERMSGDSAHFWPYGANQDAEGVDAPRMVGIVGGFRRDMNLAQGDQTIGIASGTYRLRNRQTLGMLGGSATASSGTAAWQEVNGSATTQQWDVSFVTGTTHFTIRNVQNGLYLDSAGGASGSAVVMTSLSGSPTNSQLWQINATDSFFFKIVNKATGLVLDNLDQAASGTGVYSMASGTARGQEWTFVHPLVQYAPAAGVISQGRPTTASTTESANYSWKGNNGVPGDRWTASSGTFPQWWRTDLGSVQPITKVAVDWYGDGTRTYRYQIQTSNDDSTWTTVADRSANTQAGATEDSLSNVSARYVRVNVVGASAGYAAFYECRVSNQVLPLQLVSQHRPTTASSQQSGNLAVNANDVDSEYTRWTASTGTFPQWWQVDLGSVMPVDKAVIEWYDRGNRSYQYRIEGSTDGTNYTTLVDRTGNTSTDTSVDSMSGVARYVRVVVTGSSTGYAAFYDVQVYSASPNLKTFLAFNESSGTTAADSSGGGNTGTLVNGPLWATGVTGNAVMLDGVNDHVTLPTGAVSTLGDCTISTWVFLETVGTWSRIFDFGSSTTVNMFLTPKSSTGKPRFAITTSGGSGEQRIDGASALVANQWNHVAVTLSGTTGTLYVNGAVAGTNTAMTLYPALLGSTTKNYIGRSQYADPYLDGSVDNFRILDRALSAEEVAAQMNRDLGN; from the coding sequence TTGAAGCGGTGCCGAGGAGCCCGCCAGCTACTCCTCATCCTTGGCGGCCTGCTGCCGGTGGCCGCCAACGCCGCCATGACCTGGCATTGGAACGCGACGCCATCGGCCTACGGTGACCAGATCACCGCTTCGATGGACGGCTGCGTGTCCAGTTGGAACAGCTACGCCACCTACAACTATGACATCGGTGTGATCTACTCGTCCGGCACGCCCACCGCGGACGCGGGTTATCTCGGACAGATCCGGTTCGGGGGATCGCGGAATTACCGCACCGCCATGCACGAGTCCTGTCACTGGCTGGGCACGGGCACCGGTGCGGGCTGGGATGGTTTTTTCCGGAACGGCCGCTGGACCGGCACCTATGCCTACAACCTGCGCTGCGCCTACGCCGGTCCCGGCGAGCGCATGAGCGGGGACAGCGCCCACTTCTGGCCCTACGGTGCCAACCAGGATGCGGAAGGCGTGGACGCGCCGCGGATGGTGGGCATCGTCGGTGGTTTCCGCCGCGACATGAACCTGGCGCAGGGCGACCAGACGATCGGCATCGCCTCCGGCACCTACCGGCTGCGGAACCGCCAGACGCTGGGCATGCTCGGCGGCAGCGCCACCGCGTCGTCCGGCACCGCGGCGTGGCAGGAGGTGAACGGCTCCGCGACCACCCAGCAGTGGGACGTGAGCTTCGTGACGGGCACCACCCATTTCACGATCCGCAATGTCCAGAACGGCTTGTATCTCGACTCGGCGGGCGGAGCTTCCGGCAGCGCGGTGGTGATGACCTCGCTCTCCGGCAGTCCGACGAATTCGCAGTTGTGGCAGATCAACGCCACGGACTCGTTCTTCTTCAAGATCGTGAACAAGGCCACCGGCCTGGTGCTCGACAACCTCGACCAGGCCGCCTCCGGCACCGGTGTCTATTCGATGGCATCCGGCACCGCCCGTGGTCAGGAGTGGACCTTCGTGCATCCGCTGGTGCAGTACGCGCCCGCCGCGGGAGTGATCTCGCAGGGGCGGCCGACGACCGCGAGCACCACCGAATCCGCGAACTATTCGTGGAAGGGCAACAACGGCGTGCCCGGCGACCGCTGGACTGCTTCCTCCGGCACGTTTCCGCAGTGGTGGCGCACGGACCTCGGTTCCGTGCAGCCGATCACCAAGGTGGCGGTGGATTGGTATGGCGATGGCACCCGCACCTACCGCTACCAGATCCAGACCAGCAACGACGATTCCACCTGGACCACCGTAGCGGATCGCAGCGCCAACACCCAGGCCGGGGCCACCGAGGACAGCCTGAGCAACGTCAGCGCCCGCTATGTGCGTGTGAACGTCGTCGGCGCGTCCGCCGGCTACGCCGCGTTCTACGAGTGCCGCGTTTCCAACCAGGTGCTGCCGCTGCAACTGGTCTCGCAACACCGGCCGACCACCGCCAGCAGCCAGCAATCCGGAAACCTTGCGGTGAACGCGAACGACGTGGACTCCGAATACACCCGCTGGACCGCCTCGACCGGTACGTTCCCCCAGTGGTGGCAGGTCGACCTCGGATCGGTGATGCCGGTGGATAAGGCCGTGATCGAGTGGTACGACCGCGGAAACCGTTCCTACCAGTACCGGATCGAAGGCAGCACCGATGGCACCAATTACACCACGCTGGTGGACCGGACCGGGAATACCTCCACCGACACCTCGGTCGATTCCATGAGCGGGGTCGCGCGCTATGTGCGGGTGGTGGTGACCGGTTCCTCCACCGGCTATGCCGCCTTCTACGACGTGCAGGTTTACAGCGCCTCGCCGAACCTGAAGACGTTCCTCGCCTTCAATGAAAGCAGCGGCACCACCGCGGCGGATTCCAGTGGCGGAGGGAACACCGGCACGCTCGTCAATGGCCCGCTGTGGGCCACCGGCGTGACCGGCAACGCGGTGATGCTGGACGGCGTGAACGACCACGTGACGCTGCCGACCGGGGCCGTTTCGACGCTCGGCGATTGCACGATCTCCACGTGGGTGTTCCTGGAAACGGTGGGCACCTGGTCGCGGATCTTCGACTTCGGATCGAGCACCACGGTGAACATGTTCCTCACGCCGAAGAGCAGCACCGGCAAGCCGCGCTTCGCGATCACCACCAGCGGCGGCTCCGGCGAGCAACGCATCGACGGTGCCTCGGCGCTGGTGGCGAACCAGTGGAACCACGTGGCGGTCACGCTGTCCGGCACCACCGGCACGCTCTATGTGAATGGGGCGGTCGCCGGGACCAACACCGCGATGACGCTCTACCCGGCGCTGCTGGGCAGCACCACGAAGAACTACATCGGGCGCTCGCAGTATGCCGATCCGTACCTCGATGGCAGCGTGGACAATTTCCGCATCCTCGACCGCGCCCTGTCGGCGGAGGAAGTGGCGGCGCAGATGAACCGCGACCTCGGGAACTGA
- a CDS encoding PSD1 and planctomycete cytochrome C domain-containing protein: MWFRFLPSFALLTSSLSASAPDPAELEFFEKKIRPILSESCYGCHAADTKAAGDLRVDDLNGLLTGGKTGPAIVPGDPEKSLLVQRLVHPQERLRMPRESDPLSADKIEDLKIWIAKGAAWPPEKIPASIGRVTEKYEGLKKSHWSWQPLAHPQVPSPKRADWAKGDVDRFVLAKLESENLPPVADADPVTLIRRLTFDLTGLPPSPETIAAFQSDSSPAAYEKEVDRLLASSAFGERWGRHWLDVARYGESTGPSRNIPYPHAWKYRDYVLDAVNRDVPFDRFIQEQVAGDLLPASGDAEKDRLLTATGFLALGVKDVNQRFKVRFQMDNVDEKIDTVSRSVLALTVSCARCHDHKFDPIPTTDYYSLAGIFTSTDDGAGVRNKMGGGGLDYYDPKNLVRLSTNTPPPPADQVAELEAKVEAAKKEWDEIRGTPEGLKRGPNGQPAQRAFRVKYERLQGDLLALTDPAARGEAVHGVREASVIADTQVRIRGEAERLGPAVPRGFLTTFEVPGASAIDPAHSGRLELANWLTSPANPLTPRVLVNRAWLHLFGRGLVVTADNFGVTGDTPSHPELLDYLANRFVAEGWSLKKLVRELVLSHAYQLGSDAPEDHRLKDPGNRFVWRHSPRRMDTEEIRDAILASSGRLQQTPSEAPAVKKLRMVELRDNGAEAKGVYDQADRSLARSVYLPLLRGLVPKSLEAFDPVSQTLVTGQREATTVPTQALFFLNSPFVREQALAFARKLNEGPLSSAESKIGELYLHILGRPATATEIARANGFLADYAAGWQPGGIEEGPKPEMLAANTTTDGNNTGADQTVNPDDMPRNDLTAIQKTVAASDGTTASWLALVQALYASAEFRFIR; the protein is encoded by the coding sequence ATGTGGTTCCGTTTCCTTCCATCCTTCGCGCTGCTCACGTCCTCGCTGTCCGCGTCGGCTCCCGATCCGGCGGAGCTCGAGTTCTTCGAGAAGAAGATCCGTCCGATCCTTTCGGAAAGCTGCTATGGCTGCCACGCGGCGGACACCAAGGCCGCGGGCGATCTGCGCGTGGATGATCTCAATGGCCTGTTGACCGGCGGCAAGACCGGCCCGGCGATCGTGCCCGGTGATCCGGAGAAGAGCCTGCTGGTGCAGCGCCTCGTCCATCCCCAGGAGCGCCTGCGGATGCCGCGCGAGAGCGATCCGCTCAGCGCCGACAAGATCGAGGATCTCAAGATCTGGATCGCGAAGGGCGCGGCCTGGCCGCCTGAAAAGATCCCCGCCAGCATCGGCCGGGTCACCGAGAAATACGAGGGATTGAAGAAGAGCCACTGGTCCTGGCAGCCGCTCGCGCATCCGCAGGTGCCGTCTCCGAAGCGTGCCGATTGGGCGAAGGGGGATGTCGACCGCTTCGTGCTCGCGAAGCTGGAGTCCGAAAACCTGCCGCCGGTCGCGGACGCCGATCCCGTCACCCTGATCCGCCGCCTGACCTTCGACCTCACCGGCCTGCCGCCGTCGCCGGAAACCATCGCCGCGTTCCAGTCCGATTCTTCTCCCGCCGCCTACGAGAAGGAGGTGGACCGCCTGCTGGCCTCGTCCGCGTTCGGGGAACGCTGGGGCCGCCATTGGCTCGATGTCGCCCGCTACGGCGAATCGACCGGACCCTCGCGGAACATCCCGTATCCGCACGCGTGGAAGTACCGCGACTACGTGTTGGACGCGGTGAACCGCGATGTGCCGTTCGATCGCTTCATCCAGGAGCAGGTCGCCGGTGACCTGCTGCCCGCGTCCGGAGACGCCGAGAAGGACCGCTTGCTGACCGCCACCGGTTTCCTCGCGCTCGGCGTGAAGGACGTGAACCAGCGGTTCAAGGTCCGCTTCCAGATGGACAATGTCGACGAGAAGATCGACACCGTCAGCCGCTCGGTGCTCGCGCTCACCGTGAGCTGCGCCCGCTGCCACGACCACAAGTTCGATCCCATCCCGACCACCGATTACTACTCGCTCGCCGGCATCTTCACCAGCACCGACGATGGCGCGGGCGTGCGCAACAAGATGGGCGGCGGGGGATTGGATTACTATGACCCTAAGAATTTGGTCCGCCTTTCGACCAACACCCCGCCACCGCCCGCCGACCAGGTCGCCGAGTTGGAGGCCAAGGTGGAGGCCGCGAAGAAGGAGTGGGACGAGATCCGCGGCACGCCCGAGGGGCTGAAGCGCGGCCCGAACGGCCAGCCCGCCCAGCGTGCCTTCCGCGTGAAATACGAGCGCCTGCAGGGCGACTTGCTGGCTCTCACCGATCCCGCCGCGCGCGGCGAGGCGGTCCACGGTGTCCGCGAGGCCTCGGTGATCGCGGATACCCAGGTGCGCATCCGCGGCGAGGCCGAGCGCCTCGGCCCGGCGGTGCCGCGCGGGTTCCTCACCACCTTCGAGGTGCCCGGCGCCTCCGCCATCGATCCTGCCCACAGCGGCCGCCTCGAGCTCGCGAACTGGCTCACCAGCCCCGCCAATCCGCTCACGCCGCGGGTGCTGGTGAACCGCGCCTGGCTCCACCTCTTCGGCCGCGGCCTCGTGGTCACGGCGGACAATTTCGGCGTCACCGGCGACACGCCCTCGCATCCCGAGTTGCTCGATTACCTCGCGAACCGCTTCGTCGCCGAAGGCTGGTCGTTGAAGAAACTGGTCCGTGAACTGGTGCTCAGCCACGCCTATCAGCTCGGTTCGGATGCCCCGGAAGACCATCGCCTGAAGGACCCGGGAAACCGTTTCGTGTGGCGTCACTCGCCGCGGCGGATGGATACCGAGGAGATCCGGGATGCGATCCTCGCTTCAAGTGGTCGTCTCCAGCAGACGCCGTCCGAAGCGCCCGCGGTGAAGAAGCTCCGCATGGTGGAGCTGCGCGACAACGGCGCGGAGGCGAAGGGTGTCTATGATCAGGCCGACCGCTCGCTGGCCCGCAGCGTTTACCTGCCCCTGCTCCGCGGCTTGGTGCCGAAGTCGCTGGAGGCCTTCGATCCGGTCTCGCAGACGCTCGTCACCGGCCAGCGCGAGGCGACCACCGTGCCGACCCAGGCGCTGTTCTTCCTGAATTCCCCGTTCGTCCGCGAGCAGGCGCTGGCCTTCGCCCGCAAGCTGAACGAGGGGCCGCTGTCCTCGGCGGAGTCGAAGATCGGCGAGCTCTACCTGCATATCCTCGGCCGACCGGCCACGGCCACCGAGATCGCCCGCGCCAACGGGTTCCTCGCGGACTACGCCGCCGGTTGGCAACCGGGCGGGATCGAGGAAGGCCCGAAGCCCGAGATGCTCGCGGCCAATACCACCACCGACGGCAACAACACCGGGGCCGACCAGACCGTGAATCCCGATGACATGCCGCGCAATGACCTGACCGCCATCCAGAAGACCGTGGCCGCCTCCGATGGCACCACCGCCTCGTGGCTGGCCCTCGTCCAGGCGCTCTACGCATCCGCCGAGTTCCGCTTCATCCGCTAA